From the Rhodococcus sp. NBC_00297 genome, one window contains:
- a CDS encoding putative quinol monooxygenase — MIFITAKFRVKAEHADDWPEISRAFTEACQAEEGCLWYFWSRTLDDPTEYVLVEAFRDPDAGATHVQSDHFKQAQKDLPPYLQETPKIVSTEVEGTDWSELGELAV, encoded by the coding sequence TTGATCTTCATCACCGCCAAGTTCCGAGTGAAGGCAGAGCACGCGGACGACTGGCCCGAGATCTCGCGAGCCTTCACCGAGGCCTGCCAGGCGGAGGAGGGATGCCTCTGGTACTTCTGGTCGCGCACACTCGACGATCCCACCGAGTACGTCCTCGTCGAGGCCTTCCGCGACCCGGATGCCGGTGCGACACACGTGCAGTCGGACCACTTCAAGCAGGCGCAGAAGGATCTCCCGCCGTACCTGCAGGAGACTCCGAAGATCGTCAGCACCGAGGTGGAGGGCACCGACTGGTCGGAGCTCGGCGAACTCGCGGTCTAG
- a CDS encoding NAD-dependent epimerase/dehydratase family protein encodes MRVLVTGHQGYLGTVMVPLLQERGHTVVGLDSGLFADCVLGDAPADPVTLATDLRDVVAADLTGVDAVVHLAALSNDPLGTLAPEITHDINHHASVRLARAAKDAGVGRFLYASTCSVYGAAGQDAVTEDAVLRPLTPYAVSKVRVEDDVAAMADDSFAPVFLRNATAFGYSPRLRADIVVNDLTASAFLTGRIVVKSDGTPWRPLVHARDIAYAFAAALEAPVDRIRNRALNIGTEANNVTVRDIAETVADVTGAEVVVTGEYGADPRSYRVDFSAAREVLPAFVPEWSVRAGAEELVAAYARHGLTADALAQRFTRLARVTELQRTGAIDENLRRTRVGVGSA; translated from the coding sequence ATGCGTGTACTCGTCACCGGACACCAGGGATACCTCGGTACCGTCATGGTTCCACTCCTGCAGGAGCGTGGTCACACCGTGGTGGGGCTCGACAGCGGCCTGTTCGCGGACTGCGTTCTCGGTGACGCACCCGCGGATCCGGTCACCCTGGCCACGGATCTGCGCGACGTCGTAGCCGCCGATCTCACGGGTGTCGACGCGGTGGTGCACCTCGCCGCACTGTCGAACGATCCGCTCGGCACGCTGGCGCCGGAGATCACGCACGACATCAATCACCATGCCTCCGTGCGTCTCGCACGTGCCGCGAAGGATGCGGGGGTGGGCCGGTTCCTGTACGCGTCCACCTGTTCGGTCTACGGCGCCGCCGGTCAGGACGCGGTCACGGAGGACGCGGTGCTGAGGCCCCTCACCCCCTACGCCGTGAGCAAGGTGCGCGTCGAGGACGACGTCGCGGCCATGGCGGACGACAGCTTCGCGCCGGTGTTCCTCCGCAACGCGACGGCCTTCGGCTACTCACCGCGGCTGCGGGCGGACATCGTGGTCAACGATCTCACGGCGTCGGCGTTCCTCACCGGACGCATCGTCGTCAAGTCCGACGGCACGCCGTGGCGACCCCTCGTGCACGCGCGAGACATCGCGTACGCCTTCGCGGCCGCGCTCGAGGCGCCGGTCGACCGAATTCGGAACCGGGCGTTGAACATCGGCACCGAGGCGAACAACGTGACGGTGCGCGACATCGCCGAGACGGTCGCCGACGTGACGGGTGCCGAGGTGGTGGTCACCGGAGAATACGGCGCCGACCCGCGGTCTTACCGCGTCGACTTCTCCGCGGCGCGAGAGGTGTTGCCCGCCTTCGTCCCCGAGTGGAGTGTCCGAGCCGGCGCTGAAGAGCTGGTCGCCGCATACGCCCGCCACGGTCTCACCGCGGACGCACTGGCGCAGCGCTTCACGCGTCTGGCCCGCGTCACCGAGCTCCAGCGGACCGGCGCGATCGACGAGAACCTCCGCAGGACGCGGGTGGGTGTCGGCAGTGCGTGA
- a CDS encoding PIG-L deacetylase family protein — protein sequence MIGLSPSRIRSVAVLGAHPDDIAIGAGGTLLDLTRGGDVEVHALVSSGGGTEREAEERKALSDFCSDGPVSLTVLDVPDGRSPDHWSAVKNGLEQFRRTCEPDVVLAPQRRDAHQDHRLLAELVPTVFRDHLVLGYEIVKWESDLPTPGLYYPLADDVAVRKAELLSRHYPSQHHHDWYDSETFLGLARVRGVQCRSRYAEAFVVEKILLHTENLRSDRPAPQTKGS from the coding sequence GTGATTGGCCTGTCCCCCAGCCGTATCCGCTCGGTGGCGGTGCTCGGGGCGCATCCGGACGACATCGCCATCGGCGCCGGAGGAACGCTCCTCGACCTCACCCGTGGGGGAGATGTCGAGGTGCACGCTCTGGTGTCGTCGGGCGGCGGTACCGAGCGGGAAGCCGAGGAGCGAAAGGCACTGTCGGACTTCTGTTCGGACGGACCGGTGTCGCTCACCGTGCTCGACGTGCCGGACGGCCGCTCCCCTGATCACTGGAGCGCGGTGAAGAACGGACTCGAACAGTTCCGGCGTACGTGCGAGCCCGACGTCGTACTCGCACCGCAGCGGCGCGACGCGCACCAGGATCACCGCCTGCTGGCGGAGCTGGTTCCCACCGTCTTTCGCGACCATCTGGTGCTGGGCTACGAGATCGTCAAGTGGGAGTCCGATCTTCCGACACCCGGTCTCTATTATCCGCTCGCCGACGACGTGGCGGTGCGCAAGGCGGAGCTGCTGTCGCGGCACTACCCCTCGCAGCATCACCACGACTGGTACGACTCCGAGACCTTTCTCGGGCTGGCGCGCGTGCGAGGAGTGCAGTGCCGCAGCAGATATGCCGAGGCGTTCGTCGTGGAGAAGATACTCCTGCACACGGAGAACCTGCGGTCGGACCGTCCGGCACCGCAGACGAAAGGGTCGTGA
- the ligD gene encoding non-homologous end-joining DNA ligase, giving the protein MAATSPAIELEVSGRTVRVSNPDRVYFPASGATKRGLVEYYLSVGDGIVRALRERPCMMHRFPDGLAGEKVHQKRLPKGAPDWMETVRVTFPRYDRTADELCVTELAHVIWAVQMSTVEFHPWNSRRADVESPDEWRIDLDPMPDCSFDRVRRVAAVTREVLDELGAVGWPKTSGGNGLHVYVRIAPEQGFADVRRAALAFAREVERRAPDDVTTTWWRKDRDPTKLFVDYNQNARDHTIASAYSVRGNQDATVSTPITWDEIADVEPRDLTMYTVPSRFADLGDLHAGIDDAVYSIAPLIEWAERDERAGLTEPEE; this is encoded by the coding sequence ATGGCAGCCACGTCACCGGCGATCGAACTCGAGGTCAGCGGACGCACGGTGCGGGTGTCCAACCCCGACCGCGTGTACTTCCCGGCGAGCGGAGCCACCAAGCGTGGTCTCGTCGAGTACTACCTGTCTGTCGGCGACGGCATCGTGCGCGCGCTGCGGGAGCGGCCCTGCATGATGCACCGGTTCCCCGACGGTCTCGCCGGGGAGAAGGTGCACCAGAAGCGGTTGCCGAAAGGCGCTCCGGACTGGATGGAGACGGTGCGGGTCACCTTTCCGCGCTACGACCGCACCGCGGACGAACTCTGCGTCACCGAACTGGCGCATGTGATCTGGGCCGTGCAGATGTCGACGGTGGAGTTCCATCCGTGGAACAGCCGGCGCGCCGACGTGGAGAGTCCGGACGAGTGGCGCATCGATCTGGATCCGATGCCGGACTGCTCCTTCGACCGGGTGCGCCGGGTGGCGGCGGTGACGCGCGAGGTGCTCGACGAACTCGGTGCCGTCGGGTGGCCGAAGACGTCGGGCGGCAACGGGTTGCACGTGTACGTGCGTATCGCGCCGGAGCAAGGCTTCGCCGATGTCCGCAGGGCCGCACTGGCGTTCGCTCGGGAAGTGGAGCGGCGCGCGCCGGACGACGTGACCACGACGTGGTGGCGCAAGGACCGCGACCCGACGAAGTTGTTCGTCGACTACAACCAGAACGCCCGCGACCACACCATCGCGAGCGCGTACTCCGTGCGCGGCAATCAGGACGCGACGGTGTCGACGCCGATCACGTGGGACGAGATCGCCGACGTGGAGCCGCGGGACCTCACCATGTACACGGTGCCGTCCCGATTCGCGGATCTCGGTGATCTGCACGCAGGAATCGACGATGCCGTGTACTCGATCGCCCCGCTGATCGAGTGGGCCGAGCGCGACGAGCGGGCGGGGCTCACCGAACCCGAGGAGTGA
- a CDS encoding dTDP-4-dehydrorhamnose 3,5-epimerase family protein encodes MRVETTPLRDVLLFLPTPHRDDRGFFTRTFDTEIFDAAIAEHTTLSTRAADFRQDSQSRSAGGVLRGLHGRGGRGEAKLVRCARGAVQDVLVDTRTESPTFGQWFDVVLDDVECAHLFVPPGFLHGFLTLGETADVCYRIDRPHEPSEDVGVRWDDADLAIRWRGTPSIVSDRDAAARSWRDLVAGG; translated from the coding sequence ATGCGCGTCGAGACCACACCTCTGCGAGACGTCCTGCTCTTCCTGCCCACCCCGCATCGCGACGATCGGGGTTTCTTCACGAGGACCTTCGACACCGAGATCTTCGACGCGGCGATCGCCGAGCACACGACCCTGTCCACGAGAGCCGCTGATTTCCGTCAGGACTCCCAGTCCCGTTCCGCCGGCGGCGTTCTGCGTGGCCTGCACGGGCGAGGAGGCCGAGGCGAGGCCAAGTTGGTGCGGTGCGCCCGCGGCGCCGTCCAGGACGTCCTGGTGGACACCAGAACGGAGTCGCCCACCTTCGGTCAGTGGTTCGACGTCGTGCTCGACGACGTGGAGTGCGCGCACCTGTTCGTGCCCCCAGGCTTCCTGCACGGCTTCCTCACCCTGGGCGAGACCGCAGACGTGTGCTACCGGATCGACCGTCCGCACGAACCCTCCGAGGACGTGGGCGTCCGCTGGGACGACGCGGATCTGGCGATCCGCTGGCGCGGGACGCCGAGCATCGTGAGCGACCGGGACGCGGCAGCGCGGTCCTGGCGCGACCTCGTCGCCGGCGGGTGA
- a CDS encoding alpha/beta fold hydrolase codes for MAPVISTVRAGVLDVAYERYGDPAGRAVVLLHGFPYDTRSYDDVARLLADTGSDVVVPYLRGFGPTRFVEDSTMRSGEQAALAHDLHDLIGAMALDRPIVAGYDWGGRAACAVAALWPESVSGLVSVSGYLVQDIEAAVTTPAPPHLEKRYWYQYYLHSERGRAGLAAYRAEIAQTLWTDWSPTWRFGDSEFAATAASFDNPDFVDVAVHSYRHRYGLAAGDPRYAATQDALAGQPSITVPTVVLDPTEDTVAALYGSPDHGAHFTDLVDVRAVDAGHNPPQELPGVFADAVRTLAEIVDARN; via the coding sequence ATGGCACCAGTGATCAGCACCGTCAGGGCCGGGGTTCTCGACGTCGCCTACGAGCGCTACGGCGATCCGGCGGGGCGGGCTGTGGTGCTGCTGCACGGCTTCCCGTACGACACCCGGTCCTACGACGACGTCGCCCGACTGCTGGCCGACACGGGTTCAGACGTGGTGGTGCCGTACCTGCGCGGCTTCGGGCCCACGCGGTTCGTCGAGGACTCCACGATGCGGTCGGGAGAGCAGGCCGCGTTGGCGCACGATCTGCACGACCTCATCGGGGCGATGGCACTCGACCGTCCGATCGTCGCCGGCTACGACTGGGGTGGCCGCGCGGCGTGCGCGGTGGCGGCGCTGTGGCCCGAGTCGGTGTCGGGTCTGGTCAGCGTGTCCGGCTACCTGGTGCAGGACATCGAGGCTGCCGTGACGACGCCGGCACCGCCGCACCTCGAGAAGCGGTACTGGTACCAGTACTACCTGCACTCGGAGCGCGGCCGCGCCGGCCTCGCTGCCTACCGCGCCGAGATCGCGCAGACGTTGTGGACCGACTGGTCGCCGACGTGGCGGTTCGGAGACTCCGAATTCGCCGCCACCGCAGCATCGTTCGACAACCCGGACTTCGTCGACGTCGCGGTGCACTCGTATCGACACCGGTACGGACTCGCGGCGGGGGACCCGCGGTACGCGGCCACGCAGGACGCGCTCGCCGGGCAGCCGTCGATCACGGTGCCGACCGTCGTCCTCGATCCGACGGAGGACACGGTCGCCGCCCTGTACGGATCGCCCGACCACGGCGCGCACTTCACGGATCTCGTCGACGTGCGTGCGGTCGACGCCGGCCACAACCCGCCGCAGGAACTGCCGGGGGTGTTCGCCGACGCCGTCCGCACGCTCGCCGAGATCGTGGACGCGCGGAACTAG
- a CDS encoding glucose-1-phosphate cytidylyltransferase, with amino-acid sequence MKVVLFCGGYGMRMRNDRNDDIPKPLQMVGPRPLLWHIMKYYAHYGHKDFVLCLGYGAAAIKQFFLDYHEEQSNDFVMRDGKVELLSTDMSDWSITFVDTGVESPIGERLRRVRDHLDGDPYFLANYSDVLTDAPLDTMIERYHESGAVASMLVVPPQSSFHCVDVSEAGEIKDIVPVSRFPIWENGGYFVLSQEVFDHIPEGGDLVGDACMTLAGRGELFGYRHEGFWKPADTFKERAELDNDYGRGIRPWAVWEGDRNRPPLSSVVA; translated from the coding sequence ATGAAGGTCGTACTGTTCTGTGGCGGTTACGGAATGCGCATGCGCAACGACCGCAACGACGACATCCCGAAGCCCTTGCAGATGGTCGGGCCCCGTCCGCTCCTCTGGCACATCATGAAGTACTACGCACACTACGGCCACAAGGACTTCGTGCTGTGCCTCGGCTACGGCGCGGCAGCGATCAAGCAGTTCTTCCTGGACTATCACGAGGAGCAGTCCAACGACTTCGTCATGCGCGACGGCAAGGTCGAGTTGCTGAGCACGGACATGAGCGACTGGTCGATCACGTTCGTGGACACCGGCGTCGAGTCGCCCATCGGCGAGAGGTTGCGGCGCGTCCGTGACCACCTTGACGGCGATCCCTACTTCCTCGCCAACTACTCGGACGTGTTGACCGACGCCCCGCTGGACACGATGATCGAGCGTTATCACGAGTCGGGCGCCGTGGCGTCCATGCTGGTGGTGCCGCCGCAGTCGAGCTTCCACTGCGTGGACGTGTCGGAGGCCGGCGAGATCAAGGACATCGTTCCGGTGAGCCGCTTTCCCATCTGGGAGAACGGCGGGTACTTCGTGCTCAGTCAGGAGGTCTTCGACCACATTCCGGAGGGGGGCGATCTGGTCGGCGATGCGTGTATGACACTGGCGGGCCGCGGGGAACTGTTCGGATACCGGCACGAGGGATTCTGGAAGCCGGCCGACACCTTCAAGGAGCGTGCGGAACTCGACAACGACTACGGGCGCGGCATTCGCCCGTGGGCGGTGTGGGAGGGCGATCGGAATCGACCGCCACTGTCGAGCGTCGTCGCGTGA
- a CDS encoding class I SAM-dependent methyltransferase, with translation MSSCRACASATVSTVLDLGLVPAADSFPTAESSPEGDEMHALAMGLCTTCGLAQLLDDDTRANEPRGVEPEALTRAASRAMDEIVRRGWLPDGAVVREYGSPHGGSWIPDVRSRGVADAGPAVAGSRSADLVVDGFGLMHEPDQAAALRERRALLGDGGVLVLQVHSFMTIVRDRQWTALRHGHFAYWSSTALETALWAAGLMPTGCWESDLYGGTLLVSAMRDDSVRLPVWEDDLVTARRVREAEAAAAVTDPTVVSSLGAAAVAEVEAVRARLGASSRAGVTLAAYGAASRAVALFAMAGVTTETVGAVVDASPAKWGRRMPGTDVPIVGPEWLYTHRPDRVVVTVPDLLPEVAAAHPEMSFVDLDSATEGLRS, from the coding sequence ATGAGTTCGTGCAGAGCCTGCGCCTCGGCGACGGTGTCCACGGTGCTCGATCTCGGTCTCGTGCCGGCCGCGGACAGTTTCCCGACGGCCGAGTCCTCTCCCGAGGGCGACGAGATGCATGCTCTCGCGATGGGCCTGTGCACGACGTGCGGCCTGGCACAGCTCCTGGACGACGACACCCGCGCGAATGAGCCGCGTGGAGTGGAGCCGGAGGCGTTGACGCGAGCCGCTTCTCGGGCGATGGACGAGATCGTGCGACGCGGGTGGCTCCCCGACGGCGCCGTGGTCCGCGAGTACGGAAGCCCCCACGGTGGGTCCTGGATCCCCGACGTGAGATCCCGTGGCGTCGCGGATGCCGGTCCGGCCGTGGCGGGTTCGCGCTCCGCCGACCTCGTCGTCGACGGTTTCGGGCTGATGCACGAGCCGGACCAGGCGGCCGCTCTGCGTGAACGTCGGGCGCTGCTCGGCGACGGCGGCGTACTGGTGCTGCAGGTCCACTCCTTCATGACCATCGTGCGGGATCGCCAGTGGACGGCGCTCCGCCACGGACACTTCGCCTACTGGTCGTCGACCGCGCTCGAGACCGCTCTGTGGGCAGCGGGTCTGATGCCCACCGGGTGTTGGGAGTCGGACCTCTACGGCGGGACTCTCCTGGTCTCGGCGATGCGCGACGACTCGGTGCGCCTCCCGGTGTGGGAGGACGACCTCGTGACGGCACGGCGCGTGCGGGAAGCCGAGGCTGCCGCCGCCGTCACCGATCCCACCGTCGTGTCGTCCCTCGGAGCAGCCGCCGTCGCCGAGGTCGAGGCGGTGCGGGCGAGACTCGGCGCGTCGTCTCGCGCGGGTGTGACGCTCGCCGCGTACGGAGCGGCGTCGCGCGCGGTCGCTCTGTTCGCGATGGCGGGGGTGACCACGGAGACGGTCGGCGCGGTCGTCGATGCGTCCCCGGCGAAATGGGGCCGCCGCATGCCGGGTACGGACGTTCCCATCGTCGGCCCGGAATGGCTGTACACCCATCGTCCCGACCGTGTGGTGGTGACCGTCCCGGATCTCCTCCCGGAAGTCGCTGCGGCACATCCGGAGATGTCGTTCGTCGATCTCGACTCGGCCACGGAAGGACTTCGCTCATGA
- a CDS encoding TetR/AcrR family transcriptional regulator, with product MTTLEARREQRRATLLAVGVELLGSVGRPAVTVRSVCSRASLTERYFYENFTDRDTFVRTVYREVAEGAREALVTAVGQARRPDERARRAVTAFVELMIDEPARGRVLLTATFVDPALSTLGMTTMPVFVSVVGEQLESDEVDRQLTATGVVGALTALFTMYLDGGIEVDRQRFVDHCIGVVTSAGRSGRRA from the coding sequence GTGACCACGCTCGAGGCGCGGCGGGAGCAGCGGCGCGCAACCTTGCTGGCGGTCGGGGTGGAACTTCTCGGCTCGGTCGGTCGGCCCGCCGTCACCGTGCGCTCGGTGTGTTCGCGCGCGTCGCTCACCGAACGCTACTTCTACGAGAACTTCACCGATCGGGACACGTTCGTGCGCACCGTCTATCGCGAGGTCGCCGAGGGTGCGCGCGAGGCACTGGTCACGGCCGTGGGTCAGGCCCGTCGCCCGGACGAGCGCGCCCGCCGCGCCGTCACGGCATTCGTGGAGTTGATGATCGACGAACCGGCTCGTGGCCGAGTGCTTCTGACAGCGACGTTCGTGGATCCTGCCTTGAGCACGCTGGGCATGACGACGATGCCCGTCTTCGTGTCGGTGGTGGGCGAGCAGCTCGAGTCCGACGAGGTGGACAGGCAGTTGACGGCGACCGGCGTCGTGGGGGCGCTCACGGCTCTGTTCACGATGTACCTCGACGGCGGAATCGAGGTCGATCGGCAGCGGTTCGTCGACCACTGCATCGGTGTGGTTACCTCCGCCGGCCGCAGTGGTCGACGGGCATGA
- a CDS encoding class I SAM-dependent methyltransferase: MHCRLCGSADLESVLDLGATPPCESFLTAAQLDDPEPTFPLHLRLCRECLLLQIPALVSPAETFTEYAYFSSFSSSWVDHARTFVQESVRRLDLSDESFVVEVASNDGYLLQHVVDAGIRCLGIEPSVNVGAAARESGVPTETAFLDPTTAAQVRAAHGPADLVVANNVYAHIPDVAGFTEGLRTLVSDHGMVSIEVHHALHLVADAQFDTVYHEHFQYWTVLTATRALARGDLTVVDVEELSTHGGSIRIWATPSANAGPPSERTLDLLAAEQRAGLHHVVGYRGLEKAARGVRATLLEFLLDCRRRGERVVGYGAPGKGNTLLNYCGIRTDLVEYTVDRNPYKHGRFTPGTRIPVHHPDRIAADRPDVVLVLPWNLESELTEQLSYVAEWGGRVVFPLPVLHTADIGRLDTSEALA; encoded by the coding sequence ATGCACTGCCGTCTCTGCGGATCCGCCGACCTCGAGAGTGTCCTCGACCTGGGCGCGACACCGCCGTGCGAATCGTTCCTCACCGCAGCGCAGCTCGACGATCCGGAGCCCACCTTCCCCCTGCACCTGCGTCTCTGCCGAGAGTGCCTGCTGTTGCAGATTCCGGCTCTCGTGTCGCCGGCCGAGACGTTCACCGAGTACGCGTACTTCTCGTCGTTCTCGAGCAGCTGGGTCGACCATGCCCGGACGTTCGTGCAGGAGTCCGTGCGCCGCCTGGATCTGTCCGACGAGTCGTTCGTGGTCGAGGTGGCGAGCAACGACGGCTATCTCCTGCAGCACGTCGTGGACGCCGGAATCCGCTGCCTCGGTATCGAGCCGAGCGTGAACGTCGGTGCGGCAGCGCGTGAGTCCGGTGTTCCGACGGAGACAGCGTTCCTCGATCCGACGACCGCGGCGCAGGTGCGTGCCGCGCACGGGCCGGCGGACCTCGTCGTCGCGAACAACGTGTACGCCCACATCCCGGACGTCGCGGGATTCACCGAGGGGCTGCGCACGCTGGTGTCGGACCACGGCATGGTCAGCATCGAGGTGCACCACGCCCTCCACCTGGTGGCCGACGCACAGTTCGACACGGTCTACCACGAGCACTTCCAGTACTGGACGGTCCTGACGGCGACGAGGGCGCTCGCCCGAGGCGACCTGACCGTCGTGGACGTCGAGGAACTGTCCACCCACGGTGGTTCCATCCGGATCTGGGCGACACCGTCCGCGAACGCCGGCCCGCCCAGCGAGCGCACCCTCGACCTGCTCGCGGCCGAGCAGCGCGCGGGACTGCATCACGTGGTCGGCTATCGCGGGCTCGAGAAGGCGGCGCGCGGGGTCCGAGCGACGTTGCTCGAGTTCCTCCTCGACTGTCGCCGGCGGGGTGAACGCGTGGTCGGATACGGCGCGCCGGGCAAGGGCAACACCCTGCTCAACTACTGCGGCATCCGAACGGACCTGGTGGAGTACACCGTCGATCGCAATCCCTACAAGCACGGCCGGTTCACACCGGGGACGCGAATCCCGGTGCACCATCCCGATCGCATCGCGGCGGATCGTCCGGACGTGGTCCTGGTCCTGCCGTGGAATCTCGAGAGCGAGCTCACCGAGCAGCTGAGCTACGTCGCCGAGTGGGGTGGGCGCGTCGTGTTCCCACTCCCCGTTCTCCACACCGCCGACATCGGGCGGCTCGACACATCGGAGGCTCTGGCATGA